In Calonectris borealis chromosome 20, bCalBor7.hap1.2, whole genome shotgun sequence, a genomic segment contains:
- the FBF1 gene encoding fas-binding factor 1 isoform X3, which produces MATKPKKSLRGSIDDVLGDLLGYDDETPVKSARASQLAGGSSGRARGTGSQASKKSFLEDDFFGRLPAENIEAAEGYSASDADPQALLQTLKDMDDMEADLLGISKPSSGPGKTTVKGPGKRDSVGGAVKAAGKLLAPEKGESVLVMEKKPLSSPPASRQYKKFNFEGLLSDEEQEAPKKPAPTGTKSSSEKKTEWGKEKEPPPPQTPLHTMAPVQRREELTFEDDGDDLMDALGFGSGPKGDEKQGKKAEEEELRPARSKLDELLGRSSVAKILEQPGTGERREFKLDKKYQKQPEKEEGWDEEDFVFGAYQPTVASTPEGRPSRRQSVSRFSAEDSSEPKPEPRSKPPPPASRSPVRGSRAGGNWLGLKDEDFMDSEPPSPAKASPAVSYPSPAAAARPGPTSQLPAAEEAAAKPGSLEEENWLSAALSRKKAQAQAKAQERSAKPSEAPGEGLDPHSPVSLPAASAGAPQQAAALQDKAASADGSGQPVPWLSTAKRASAHPSEPVKGDPSRDASTLVSTALFPGEQEAQGPAPLAQVTTPSAHLQAAPQLQAETPALGLLHERGGGAQLYKDASGCRAALLSAQARVAELESQVQTLELERTQHRLLLESLQQRHQEDLDLLESAHRSRVKVVEETYGQREERLRREKEQLAAQLLSQSQDAEQARAELLAQHQQRLAALEQQSVLELERLRELQRASVQEMRKDHEEQLQRLKRLKDQEIDAVTSATSHTRSLNGVIEQMERFSSDLHDLSHKVEATHHTTSQELAMGARQRDKELKVLQDRLSQQQRDMEEERSRLQEVIAKMEARLGEQTRLLEQERWRATAEQSKVESLQHSLEEQRRVMTQQLSMERAELERAKSALLEEQKSVMQKCLEERRKLAAEWAEFHTRQQLNKERMERDMDRALQMDSQREGTIMSLAKEQAELKIRGRELKAKEEQLARDRELLDEGWQELRLEKEKVNGAALRIRQREEEIKSMTKLSSQKYEEGERALQEACRMESEHQNKLQVMQQHLEQLKQQEQRLQQERLSMAHQRRQLEQLREELPNNPVMLLTADQDFSASTKGLSSTLFPPTVAAPRAQALIPGFPPPVRALPRHSPGGSRETLAMAGPTEFYAKLLLLKHRAQQDRDFLEDEQFFLETLKKASYNTSSLSD; this is translated from the exons ATG gccacaaaacccaagaaaagtTTAAGAG GCTCTATTGATGATGTGCTTGGTGACCTCCTGGGATATGATG ATGAAACCCCTGTTAAATCTGCCAGAGCTTCCCAGCTGGCTGGGGGCAGCAGTGGGAGAGCCCGGGGCACCGGCTCGCAGGCCAGCAAGAA GTCCTTTCTAGAGGATGATTTCTTCGGCAGACTCCCTGCAGAGAACATCGAAGCTGCAGAG GGATACAGTGCCTCCGACGCAGACCCGCAAGCTCTGCTACAGACCCTGAAG GACATGGACGACATGGAAGCTGATCTCCTGGGAATATCGAAACCCAGTTCTGGGCCAGGGAAGACAACTGTGAAAGGTCCTGGGAAGCGCGACTCCGTGGGAGGAGCAGTAAAAGCCGCAGGGAAGCTGCTAGCTCCTGAGAAAG GAGAGTCTGTACTTGTGATGGAGAAGAAGCCACTCTCATCCCCCCCTGCTTCCCGACAGTACAAGAAATTTAACTTTGAAG GGCTTTTATCTGATGAGGAGCAGGAGGCTCCCAAGAAGCCAGCCCCAACAGGCACTAAAAGCAgctctgagaaaaaaacagaatgggGCAAAGAGAAGG agccacccccaccccagacGCCCCTGCACACCATGGCCCCAGTCCAGAGGAGGGAGGAGCTCACATTTGAAGATGATGGTGATGACCTGATGGATGCACTGGGATTTGGCAGTGGCCCAAAAGGAGATGAGAAGCAGGGAAAGAAGGCAGAAGA AGAGGAGCTCCGGCCAGCCCGCTCCAAGCTGGACGAGTTGCTGGGACGAAGCTCCGTGGCCAAAATCCTGGAACAGCCGGGCACGGGAGAGCGCAGGGAGTTCAAACTGGATAAGAAGTACCAAAAGCAGCCAG agaaggaggagggttgGGACGAGGAGGATTTTGTCTTTGGAGCGTACCAGCCCACGGTGGCCTCCACGCCCGAGGGCCGGCCGTCGAGAAGGCAGTCAGTCAG CAGGTTTTCAGCCGAGGACAGCAGCGaaccgaaaccagagccccgcTCCAAacctcctcctccagccagcCGGAGCCCTGtgcggggcagcagggctggaggtaACTGGCTGGGCTTGAAAGATGAGGATTTTATGGATTCGGAGCCGCCGTCTCCAGCGAAGGCCAGTCCTGCGGTCAGCTAccccagccctgccgcagccgcgcggcccggccccacCAGCCAGCTGCCGGCTGCGGAGGAGGCAGCGGCTAAACCCGGCTCGCTGGAGGAGGAGAACTGGCTGAGCGCTGCCTTGTCCCGCAAGAAAGCCCAAGCGCAGGCGAAGGCCCAGGAGAGAAGTGCCAAGCCCTCGGAGGCCCCAGGCGAGGGGCTGGATCCCCACTCTCCCGTCAG CCTGCCAGCCGCCTCCGCAGGAGCACcgcagcaggcagctgctctgcaggacaaGGCAGCGAGCGCAGACGGCTCCGG GCAGCCGGTCCCCTGGCTCAGCACCGCGAAACGAGCCTCAGCTCACCCGTCGGAGCCTGTGAAGGGGGATCCCTCCAGAGACGCCAGCACCCTGG TGTCCACGGCCTTGTTCCCAGGAGAGCAGGAGGCGCAGGGCCCTGCCCCGCTCGCTCAG GTTACCACACCCAGCGCACATCTCCAGGCTGCCCCACAGCTGCAG GCAGAGACCCCAGCCCTGGGCTTGCTGCatgagaggggagggggggcccagCTCTACAAGGATGCATCAGGCTGCCGGGCAGCACTGCTCAGCGCCCAGGCCCgtgtggcagagctggagagcCAG GTCCAGACGCTGGAGCTGGAGCGGACACAGCACAGACTGTTGCTGGAGAGTCTCCAGCAGCGGCACCAGGAGGACCTGGATCTCCTCGAGAGCGCCCACAG GAGCCGGGTGAAGGTGGTGGAGGAAACCTACGGGCAGCGGGAGGAGAGGCTGCGGCGGGAGAAGGAGCAGCTGGCAGCTCAGCTGCTGTCGCAGAGCCAGGACGCGGAGCAGGCACGGGCAGAGCTGCTGGCGCAGCACCAGCAGCGCCTGGCCGCGCTGGAGCAGCAGAgtgtgctggagctggagcggcTGCGAGAGCTGCAGAG GGCGTCTGTCCAGGAGATGCGCAAAGACCACGAAGAGCAGCTCCAGCGGCTGAAGCGGCTGAAAGACCAGGAAATCGATGCGGTGACCAGTGCCACTTCACACACCAG GTCTCTGAACGGCGTGATCGAGCAGATGGAGAGGTTCTCCAGCGACCTGCACGACCTCTCGCACAAGGTGGAGGCCACGCACCACACCACCTCCCAGGAGCTGGCCATGGGGGCACGGCAGCGGGACAAGGAGCTCAAGG tgCTCCAGGACAGGCTGTCACAGCAGCAGAGGGACATGGAGGAGGAGCGGAGCCGACTCCAGGAGGTGATTGCTAAAATGGAGGCCAGGCTGGGCGAGCAGACTCGGCTGCTGGAGCAG GAGCGATGGAGGGCGACGGCAGAGCAATCCAAAGTGGAATCGCTGCAGCACTCGCTGGAGGAGCAGCGGCGAGTCATGACCCAGCAGCTCTCTATGGAGCGAGCAGAGCTGGAGAGGGCGAAG AGCGCTTTGCTGGAGGAGCAGAAGTCAGTGATGCAGAAGTGCTTGGAGGAGCGACGGAAGCTGGCGGCCGAGTGGGCTGAATTTCACACCCGGCAGCAGCTGAACAAGGAGCGGATGGAGCGCGACATGGACCGAGCCCTGCAGATGGACTCCCAGAGAGAGGGCACCATCATGAGCCTGGCCAAG gagcaggcagagctgaagATCCGGGGCCGCGAGCTGAAAGCCAAGGAGGAGCAGCTGgcgagggacagggagctgctggacgagggctggcaggagctgaggctggagaaggagaaggtgaacGGGGCCGCACTGCGCATCcggcagcgggaggaggagaTTAAAAGCATGACCAAG CTCTCGTCCCAGAAGTACGAGGAAGGGGAGCGAGCCCTGCAGGAGGCATGCAGGATGGAGTCTGAGCACCAGAACAAGCTGCAGGTCATGCAGCAGCACCTGGAGCAgctgaagcagcaggaacagcgTCTGCAACAG GAGCGGCTGAGCATGGCTCACCAGAGGAGACAGCTTGAACAGCTTCGTGAGGAGCTGCCCAACAACCCCGTGATGCTGCTGACTGCAGACCAGGACTTCAGTGCCTCCACGAAAGGCCTCTCCAGCACACTGT TTCCTCCAACGGTGGCGGCACCACGCGCTCAGGCTCTCATTCCAGGCTTTCCGCCTCCCGTCAGGGCGCTCCCTCGGCACAGcccggggggcagcagggaaaCCCTGGCCATGGCCGGCCCCACTGAGTTCTACgccaaactgctgctgctgaaacacaGGGCCCAGCAG GACCGTGATTTCTTAGAAGATGAGCAATTCTTCCTGGAGACCCTGAAGAAAGCGTCCTACAACACGTCATCTCTGTCAGACTGA
- the FBF1 gene encoding fas-binding factor 1 isoform X5 — MATKPKKSLRGSIDDVLGDLLGYDDETPVKSARASQLAGGSSGRARGTGSQASKKSFLEDDFFGRLPAENIEAAEGYSASDADPQALLQTLKDMDDMEADLLGISKPSSGPGKTTVKGPGKRDSVGGAVKAAGKLLAPEKEPPPPQTPLHTMAPVQRREELTFEDDGDDLMDALGFGSGPKGDEKQGKKAEEEELRPARSKLDELLGRSSVAKILEQPGTGERREFKLDKKYQKQPEKEEGWDEEDFVFGAYQPTVASTPEGRPSRRQSVSRFSAEDSSEPKPEPRSKPPPPASRSPVRGSRAGGNWLGLKDEDFMDSEPPSPAKASPAVSYPSPAAAARPGPTSQLPAAEEAAAKPGSLEEENWLSAALSRKKAQAQAKAQERSAKPSEAPGEGLDPHSPVSLPAASAGAPQQAAALQDKAASADGSGQPVPWLSTAKRASAHPSEPVKGDPSRDASTLVSTALFPGEQEAQGPAPLAQVTTPSAHLQAAPQLQAETPALGLLHERGGGAQLYKDASGCRAALLSAQARVAELESQVQTLELERTQHRLLLESLQQRHQEDLDLLESAHRSRVKVVEETYGQREERLRREKEQLAAQLLSQSQDAEQARAELLAQHQQRLAALEQQSVLELERLRELQRASVQEMRKDHEEQLQRLKRLKDQEIDAVTSATSHTRSLNGVIEQMERFSSDLHDLSHKVEATHHTTSQELAMGARQRDKELKVLQDRLSQQQRDMEEERSRLQEVIAKMEARLGEQTRLLEQERWRATAEQSKVESLQHSLEEQRRVMTQQLSMERAELERAKSALLEEQKSVMQKCLEERRKLAAEWAEFHTRQQLNKERMERDMDRALQMDSQREGTIMSLAKEQAELKIRGRELKAKEEQLARDRELLDEGWQELRLEKEKVNGAALRIRQREEEIKSMTKLSSQKYEEGERALQEACRMESEHQNKLQVMQQHLEQLKQQEQRLQQERLSMAHQRRQLEQLREELPNNPVMLLTADQDFSASTKGLSSTLFPPTVAAPRAQALIPGFPPPVRALPRHSPGGSRETLAMAGPTEFYAKLLLLKHRAQQDRDFLEDEQFFLETLKKASYNTSSLSD; from the exons ATG gccacaaaacccaagaaaagtTTAAGAG GCTCTATTGATGATGTGCTTGGTGACCTCCTGGGATATGATG ATGAAACCCCTGTTAAATCTGCCAGAGCTTCCCAGCTGGCTGGGGGCAGCAGTGGGAGAGCCCGGGGCACCGGCTCGCAGGCCAGCAAGAA GTCCTTTCTAGAGGATGATTTCTTCGGCAGACTCCCTGCAGAGAACATCGAAGCTGCAGAG GGATACAGTGCCTCCGACGCAGACCCGCAAGCTCTGCTACAGACCCTGAAG GACATGGACGACATGGAAGCTGATCTCCTGGGAATATCGAAACCCAGTTCTGGGCCAGGGAAGACAACTGTGAAAGGTCCTGGGAAGCGCGACTCCGTGGGAGGAGCAGTAAAAGCCGCAGGGAAGCTGCTAGCTCCTGAGAAAG agccacccccaccccagacGCCCCTGCACACCATGGCCCCAGTCCAGAGGAGGGAGGAGCTCACATTTGAAGATGATGGTGATGACCTGATGGATGCACTGGGATTTGGCAGTGGCCCAAAAGGAGATGAGAAGCAGGGAAAGAAGGCAGAAGA AGAGGAGCTCCGGCCAGCCCGCTCCAAGCTGGACGAGTTGCTGGGACGAAGCTCCGTGGCCAAAATCCTGGAACAGCCGGGCACGGGAGAGCGCAGGGAGTTCAAACTGGATAAGAAGTACCAAAAGCAGCCAG agaaggaggagggttgGGACGAGGAGGATTTTGTCTTTGGAGCGTACCAGCCCACGGTGGCCTCCACGCCCGAGGGCCGGCCGTCGAGAAGGCAGTCAGTCAG CAGGTTTTCAGCCGAGGACAGCAGCGaaccgaaaccagagccccgcTCCAAacctcctcctccagccagcCGGAGCCCTGtgcggggcagcagggctggaggtaACTGGCTGGGCTTGAAAGATGAGGATTTTATGGATTCGGAGCCGCCGTCTCCAGCGAAGGCCAGTCCTGCGGTCAGCTAccccagccctgccgcagccgcgcggcccggccccacCAGCCAGCTGCCGGCTGCGGAGGAGGCAGCGGCTAAACCCGGCTCGCTGGAGGAGGAGAACTGGCTGAGCGCTGCCTTGTCCCGCAAGAAAGCCCAAGCGCAGGCGAAGGCCCAGGAGAGAAGTGCCAAGCCCTCGGAGGCCCCAGGCGAGGGGCTGGATCCCCACTCTCCCGTCAG CCTGCCAGCCGCCTCCGCAGGAGCACcgcagcaggcagctgctctgcaggacaaGGCAGCGAGCGCAGACGGCTCCGG GCAGCCGGTCCCCTGGCTCAGCACCGCGAAACGAGCCTCAGCTCACCCGTCGGAGCCTGTGAAGGGGGATCCCTCCAGAGACGCCAGCACCCTGG TGTCCACGGCCTTGTTCCCAGGAGAGCAGGAGGCGCAGGGCCCTGCCCCGCTCGCTCAG GTTACCACACCCAGCGCACATCTCCAGGCTGCCCCACAGCTGCAG GCAGAGACCCCAGCCCTGGGCTTGCTGCatgagaggggagggggggcccagCTCTACAAGGATGCATCAGGCTGCCGGGCAGCACTGCTCAGCGCCCAGGCCCgtgtggcagagctggagagcCAG GTCCAGACGCTGGAGCTGGAGCGGACACAGCACAGACTGTTGCTGGAGAGTCTCCAGCAGCGGCACCAGGAGGACCTGGATCTCCTCGAGAGCGCCCACAG GAGCCGGGTGAAGGTGGTGGAGGAAACCTACGGGCAGCGGGAGGAGAGGCTGCGGCGGGAGAAGGAGCAGCTGGCAGCTCAGCTGCTGTCGCAGAGCCAGGACGCGGAGCAGGCACGGGCAGAGCTGCTGGCGCAGCACCAGCAGCGCCTGGCCGCGCTGGAGCAGCAGAgtgtgctggagctggagcggcTGCGAGAGCTGCAGAG GGCGTCTGTCCAGGAGATGCGCAAAGACCACGAAGAGCAGCTCCAGCGGCTGAAGCGGCTGAAAGACCAGGAAATCGATGCGGTGACCAGTGCCACTTCACACACCAG GTCTCTGAACGGCGTGATCGAGCAGATGGAGAGGTTCTCCAGCGACCTGCACGACCTCTCGCACAAGGTGGAGGCCACGCACCACACCACCTCCCAGGAGCTGGCCATGGGGGCACGGCAGCGGGACAAGGAGCTCAAGG tgCTCCAGGACAGGCTGTCACAGCAGCAGAGGGACATGGAGGAGGAGCGGAGCCGACTCCAGGAGGTGATTGCTAAAATGGAGGCCAGGCTGGGCGAGCAGACTCGGCTGCTGGAGCAG GAGCGATGGAGGGCGACGGCAGAGCAATCCAAAGTGGAATCGCTGCAGCACTCGCTGGAGGAGCAGCGGCGAGTCATGACCCAGCAGCTCTCTATGGAGCGAGCAGAGCTGGAGAGGGCGAAG AGCGCTTTGCTGGAGGAGCAGAAGTCAGTGATGCAGAAGTGCTTGGAGGAGCGACGGAAGCTGGCGGCCGAGTGGGCTGAATTTCACACCCGGCAGCAGCTGAACAAGGAGCGGATGGAGCGCGACATGGACCGAGCCCTGCAGATGGACTCCCAGAGAGAGGGCACCATCATGAGCCTGGCCAAG gagcaggcagagctgaagATCCGGGGCCGCGAGCTGAAAGCCAAGGAGGAGCAGCTGgcgagggacagggagctgctggacgagggctggcaggagctgaggctggagaaggagaaggtgaacGGGGCCGCACTGCGCATCcggcagcgggaggaggagaTTAAAAGCATGACCAAG CTCTCGTCCCAGAAGTACGAGGAAGGGGAGCGAGCCCTGCAGGAGGCATGCAGGATGGAGTCTGAGCACCAGAACAAGCTGCAGGTCATGCAGCAGCACCTGGAGCAgctgaagcagcaggaacagcgTCTGCAACAG GAGCGGCTGAGCATGGCTCACCAGAGGAGACAGCTTGAACAGCTTCGTGAGGAGCTGCCCAACAACCCCGTGATGCTGCTGACTGCAGACCAGGACTTCAGTGCCTCCACGAAAGGCCTCTCCAGCACACTGT TTCCTCCAACGGTGGCGGCACCACGCGCTCAGGCTCTCATTCCAGGCTTTCCGCCTCCCGTCAGGGCGCTCCCTCGGCACAGcccggggggcagcagggaaaCCCTGGCCATGGCCGGCCCCACTGAGTTCTACgccaaactgctgctgctgaaacacaGGGCCCAGCAG GACCGTGATTTCTTAGAAGATGAGCAATTCTTCCTGGAGACCCTGAAGAAAGCGTCCTACAACACGTCATCTCTGTCAGACTGA
- the FBF1 gene encoding fas-binding factor 1 isoform X4: protein MATKPKKSLRGSIDDVLGDLLGYDDETPVKSARASQLAGGSSGRARGTGSQASKKSFLEDDFFGRLPAENIEAAEGYSASDADPQALLQTLKDMDDMEADLLGISKPSSGPGKTTVKGPGKRDSVGGAVKAAGKLLAPEKGESVLVMEKKPLSSPPASRQYKKFNFEGLLSDEEQEAPKKPAPTGTKSSSEKKTEWGKEKEPPPPQTPLHTMAPVQRREELTFEDDGDDLMDALGFGSGPKGDEKQGKKAEEEELRPARSKLDELLGRSSVAKILEQPGTGERREFKLDKKYQKQPEKEEGWDEEDFVFGAYQPTVASTPEGRPSRRQSVRFSAEDSSEPKPEPRSKPPPPASRSPVRGSRAGGNWLGLKDEDFMDSEPPSPAKASPAVSYPSPAAAARPGPTSQLPAAEEAAAKPGSLEEENWLSAALSRKKAQAQAKAQERSAKPSEAPGEGLDPHSPVSLPAASAGAPQQAAALQDKAASADGSGQPVPWLSTAKRASAHPSEPVKGDPSRDASTLVSTALFPGEQEAQGPAPLAQVTTPSAHLQAAPQLQAETPALGLLHERGGGAQLYKDASGCRAALLSAQARVAELESQVQTLELERTQHRLLLESLQQRHQEDLDLLESAHRSRVKVVEETYGQREERLRREKEQLAAQLLSQSQDAEQARAELLAQHQQRLAALEQQSVLELERLRELQRASVQEMRKDHEEQLQRLKRLKDQEIDAVTSATSHTRSLNGVIEQMERFSSDLHDLSHKVEATHHTTSQELAMGARQRDKELKVLQDRLSQQQRDMEEERSRLQEVIAKMEARLGEQTRLLEQERWRATAEQSKVESLQHSLEEQRRVMTQQLSMERAELERAKSALLEEQKSVMQKCLEERRKLAAEWAEFHTRQQLNKERMERDMDRALQMDSQREGTIMSLAKEQAELKIRGRELKAKEEQLARDRELLDEGWQELRLEKEKVNGAALRIRQREEEIKSMTKLSSQKYEEGERALQEACRMESEHQNKLQVMQQHLEQLKQQEQRLQQERLSMAHQRRQLEQLREELPNNPVMLLTADQDFSASTKGLSSTLFPPTVAAPRAQALIPGFPPPVRALPRHSPGGSRETLAMAGPTEFYAKLLLLKHRAQQDRDFLEDEQFFLETLKKASYNTSSLSD from the exons ATG gccacaaaacccaagaaaagtTTAAGAG GCTCTATTGATGATGTGCTTGGTGACCTCCTGGGATATGATG ATGAAACCCCTGTTAAATCTGCCAGAGCTTCCCAGCTGGCTGGGGGCAGCAGTGGGAGAGCCCGGGGCACCGGCTCGCAGGCCAGCAAGAA GTCCTTTCTAGAGGATGATTTCTTCGGCAGACTCCCTGCAGAGAACATCGAAGCTGCAGAG GGATACAGTGCCTCCGACGCAGACCCGCAAGCTCTGCTACAGACCCTGAAG GACATGGACGACATGGAAGCTGATCTCCTGGGAATATCGAAACCCAGTTCTGGGCCAGGGAAGACAACTGTGAAAGGTCCTGGGAAGCGCGACTCCGTGGGAGGAGCAGTAAAAGCCGCAGGGAAGCTGCTAGCTCCTGAGAAAG GAGAGTCTGTACTTGTGATGGAGAAGAAGCCACTCTCATCCCCCCCTGCTTCCCGACAGTACAAGAAATTTAACTTTGAAG GGCTTTTATCTGATGAGGAGCAGGAGGCTCCCAAGAAGCCAGCCCCAACAGGCACTAAAAGCAgctctgagaaaaaaacagaatgggGCAAAGAGAAGG agccacccccaccccagacGCCCCTGCACACCATGGCCCCAGTCCAGAGGAGGGAGGAGCTCACATTTGAAGATGATGGTGATGACCTGATGGATGCACTGGGATTTGGCAGTGGCCCAAAAGGAGATGAGAAGCAGGGAAAGAAGGCAGAAGA AGAGGAGCTCCGGCCAGCCCGCTCCAAGCTGGACGAGTTGCTGGGACGAAGCTCCGTGGCCAAAATCCTGGAACAGCCGGGCACGGGAGAGCGCAGGGAGTTCAAACTGGATAAGAAGTACCAAAAGCAGCCAG agaaggaggagggttgGGACGAGGAGGATTTTGTCTTTGGAGCGTACCAGCCCACGGTGGCCTCCACGCCCGAGGGCCGGCCGTCGAGAAGGCAGTCAGTCAG GTTTTCAGCCGAGGACAGCAGCGaaccgaaaccagagccccgcTCCAAacctcctcctccagccagcCGGAGCCCTGtgcggggcagcagggctggaggtaACTGGCTGGGCTTGAAAGATGAGGATTTTATGGATTCGGAGCCGCCGTCTCCAGCGAAGGCCAGTCCTGCGGTCAGCTAccccagccctgccgcagccgcgcggcccggccccacCAGCCAGCTGCCGGCTGCGGAGGAGGCAGCGGCTAAACCCGGCTCGCTGGAGGAGGAGAACTGGCTGAGCGCTGCCTTGTCCCGCAAGAAAGCCCAAGCGCAGGCGAAGGCCCAGGAGAGAAGTGCCAAGCCCTCGGAGGCCCCAGGCGAGGGGCTGGATCCCCACTCTCCCGTCAG CCTGCCAGCCGCCTCCGCAGGAGCACcgcagcaggcagctgctctgcaggacaaGGCAGCGAGCGCAGACGGCTCCGG GCAGCCGGTCCCCTGGCTCAGCACCGCGAAACGAGCCTCAGCTCACCCGTCGGAGCCTGTGAAGGGGGATCCCTCCAGAGACGCCAGCACCCTGG TGTCCACGGCCTTGTTCCCAGGAGAGCAGGAGGCGCAGGGCCCTGCCCCGCTCGCTCAG GTTACCACACCCAGCGCACATCTCCAGGCTGCCCCACAGCTGCAG GCAGAGACCCCAGCCCTGGGCTTGCTGCatgagaggggagggggggcccagCTCTACAAGGATGCATCAGGCTGCCGGGCAGCACTGCTCAGCGCCCAGGCCCgtgtggcagagctggagagcCAG GTCCAGACGCTGGAGCTGGAGCGGACACAGCACAGACTGTTGCTGGAGAGTCTCCAGCAGCGGCACCAGGAGGACCTGGATCTCCTCGAGAGCGCCCACAG GAGCCGGGTGAAGGTGGTGGAGGAAACCTACGGGCAGCGGGAGGAGAGGCTGCGGCGGGAGAAGGAGCAGCTGGCAGCTCAGCTGCTGTCGCAGAGCCAGGACGCGGAGCAGGCACGGGCAGAGCTGCTGGCGCAGCACCAGCAGCGCCTGGCCGCGCTGGAGCAGCAGAgtgtgctggagctggagcggcTGCGAGAGCTGCAGAG GGCGTCTGTCCAGGAGATGCGCAAAGACCACGAAGAGCAGCTCCAGCGGCTGAAGCGGCTGAAAGACCAGGAAATCGATGCGGTGACCAGTGCCACTTCACACACCAG GTCTCTGAACGGCGTGATCGAGCAGATGGAGAGGTTCTCCAGCGACCTGCACGACCTCTCGCACAAGGTGGAGGCCACGCACCACACCACCTCCCAGGAGCTGGCCATGGGGGCACGGCAGCGGGACAAGGAGCTCAAGG tgCTCCAGGACAGGCTGTCACAGCAGCAGAGGGACATGGAGGAGGAGCGGAGCCGACTCCAGGAGGTGATTGCTAAAATGGAGGCCAGGCTGGGCGAGCAGACTCGGCTGCTGGAGCAG GAGCGATGGAGGGCGACGGCAGAGCAATCCAAAGTGGAATCGCTGCAGCACTCGCTGGAGGAGCAGCGGCGAGTCATGACCCAGCAGCTCTCTATGGAGCGAGCAGAGCTGGAGAGGGCGAAG AGCGCTTTGCTGGAGGAGCAGAAGTCAGTGATGCAGAAGTGCTTGGAGGAGCGACGGAAGCTGGCGGCCGAGTGGGCTGAATTTCACACCCGGCAGCAGCTGAACAAGGAGCGGATGGAGCGCGACATGGACCGAGCCCTGCAGATGGACTCCCAGAGAGAGGGCACCATCATGAGCCTGGCCAAG gagcaggcagagctgaagATCCGGGGCCGCGAGCTGAAAGCCAAGGAGGAGCAGCTGgcgagggacagggagctgctggacgagggctggcaggagctgaggctggagaaggagaaggtgaacGGGGCCGCACTGCGCATCcggcagcgggaggaggagaTTAAAAGCATGACCAAG CTCTCGTCCCAGAAGTACGAGGAAGGGGAGCGAGCCCTGCAGGAGGCATGCAGGATGGAGTCTGAGCACCAGAACAAGCTGCAGGTCATGCAGCAGCACCTGGAGCAgctgaagcagcaggaacagcgTCTGCAACAG GAGCGGCTGAGCATGGCTCACCAGAGGAGACAGCTTGAACAGCTTCGTGAGGAGCTGCCCAACAACCCCGTGATGCTGCTGACTGCAGACCAGGACTTCAGTGCCTCCACGAAAGGCCTCTCCAGCACACTGT TTCCTCCAACGGTGGCGGCACCACGCGCTCAGGCTCTCATTCCAGGCTTTCCGCCTCCCGTCAGGGCGCTCCCTCGGCACAGcccggggggcagcagggaaaCCCTGGCCATGGCCGGCCCCACTGAGTTCTACgccaaactgctgctgctgaaacacaGGGCCCAGCAG GACCGTGATTTCTTAGAAGATGAGCAATTCTTCCTGGAGACCCTGAAGAAAGCGTCCTACAACACGTCATCTCTGTCAGACTGA